taagccaccgtacacaataacagtatagatcacaagtcccttgaaagtctatgatccaatagattaggttagtacttctaattcccaaagagttatgaaatggtcagagactgaaaagtttgaccgagaaaggagagttcggtccacacgctttgcccatttctggtcggttcctgaaggagacattgggcgcctcttggcattggcaggtcggtataacaccccgacaggtttctgccataagctgtatgagatcaccgtggaaccgcagagcatggctccttacttgcttcacgcagggcatgccattcattcacacaagcacacggtagagttagtaaagcatgGCAGCAAACATGTTcactaagagaacaaagaactaaagctccaagcatccttaccctgtcctgaaggatcccggacgagcccccaagatgaaaggttgttgttgaatcacgggaatacaccgggattcttggcccccggaggagaagaattcaatctggggccagagacgaggctttatcgctcagagcttttgtgtaataaagtttttttaaagtataaaggagatagagaaagcttctgacataggcattagaagggggcagaaagagtacccgcttgctagtgttagcaatgaagttatatactctccaatgaatccaaagaatgtctggagcttgtaaagacctcacctgacctactcccataatttacattttaagataacagaattagccagaaggtttaatccagagactgtccttaggcaggatacattattgttatataatcctaaggaatgtggagaaagaaaaaaagtttgtccttccttcctccttgagaattccagacccctctctccttggggactcctagactccttatcaacctgcctaggaaatgactctctcattggTAAATGGACATCAGAATGACGACAAACACTACCACGTTGCTGTGTTTAATTCCGAACCCTTATGGCTTCATATGAAACCTGGAAAAGCTCCCTCAGATTTCTATCCAATTTATCTCCAGTATTAATTCATTCATATCAATTAAAGAATACTCtctgacaaatattttcttccatttactaTATGCACAGGATTCCTTCCAGAAGAAATTCACAGACTTTGAATGAGTTTTGCACTCTGACTGAAGGAATCCCACATTGTTGCTATCACAGGACTTCTCTCAAGTATGAATTTTTTGGTGTTTAAGCAGGTTTGAACTTCTGTTAAAGGTTTTCTTACATTGCTTACATTTGAatggtttctctcctgtatgaattGTTTGATGTCGAGTAAGTGAGGAGCCACGGGTGAAGGATTTTCCACACTTAACACATTCATAGAGATTATTTGCAGAATAGAGTCCTGGATTTTTATTACTGTCTTCATGCTCACTGAGGGCTTTTCCACATTGATTGCCTTCCCAGGCTTTTGTTGCAGCGTGAATTTTTTGATGCTTTGTAAGGTTTGAACGTCGGTTGAAGCATCTTCCACATTCACTGCATTGATAGGGTCTCTCTCCTGTGTGAATGATCTGATGTCGAATGAGTGATGAACTGCGGCTGAAGGCCTTTCCACACTGATAACATTTATAGAAATTCACGGTGGTATGACTTTTGGGGTGCTGAATATCTGTACTCAGGCTCAAGGCACTCCCACACTTATATTCTGAATGCTGCTTACCTATTGAGTCTAAATTAAATTCAAAGTTAGTTTTAAGCTGATCACACTTTGGGGAATCCTTTCTCATAGGAATTTCCTGTTGTGTATCAAAAATTGACTTAACTGACTTAACATCAGCGCTTaccttattttcactatattcaaAGTCTCCCTCCTCAGTGTACATTATATTAGGAATGAAAACTTCTTGTGGCAAATTTGTGTCCCAGGGTTCCTGATTCCTATATAACCAGTCATCACTGTTCCAGGCATCTACAGGAAAATGTTCACCTTCGGTCAATCTTGTCATAATCACTGCATGGGATGATTCTTCTCCAGAAATTCTCTGTTTTGGGACTAATTCctgattttctgaaattctctctctgtctagaaataaataaaaaaatgccATGAACTGGAAGGAAAATTGCTTAATTAGGAAAGGAATGCTAAGCCACATAATGGTATACACATATCTTATGGATCGTTAAATACAGAATTGAAATGTGAGGTGGGGTTAGAAAACAATGActatagaagaaataaatgagataaaaatattaaaaagaggatgagatcatAAAATATGAGGAGAGCTATTTAGGAATACTAAGGAGAATACACAGAACTTGGCAGAATATCAGTATATATACAGAGATGGCATGGCATATCACATTTCAAGCCATCACTGGTTCATAACTAGTCTGTAAGAGTTATACCTAATCTTGCTTTCTCCAATAACTTGTCTCTTTTAACCCAAGCTGTTTGAAAAAATAAGCCCTTCTAAAATACCAATTTAATCATTTCTTTAGGAACATGTCTAAATTTATAGGCCCTGTACCTTAACCATCTGAAAGCAAACCTGCAATCATAGTGCCCCTATTATCCTTATGGCAGCAGTTATTCCCTGTATTTAACAGAGGCAGAAAGAACTGAAATATATGATAGCATGGAAACTATTCTTATTCTGGGTGCAAAAATCACTCCTGATTCTAAAAGTGCTCAAACATTTTTCTATGTGTTTCTTAGGACTCAAAACTTTACCTGATTCAGGTtgggtttttctcttttcacctctctttaagtttctgtatttcttttgatAAAGTTTCACTTCCCTTCTCCAAATTCCCTTTCACttagtttctgtgtgtgtatatatatatatatatatacacacacacacatacacacacccagtAAACTGTGCATTctagcatttctttaaaaattaaatttaaatgaactttctttctctttttccacatAATTTCAGATATGTCTAACACTGCTGTCTTCCATGATTTATCAGTAGCTAAGTAAGATCTTCAGCTTTGCAGTTTCACACAGTTTCTAGGACATCTCCGCTTGACTATTCCTACTCTCTTCCAAAACTCAACAAATGAGAGACTATCTCCCTCCATGTGGAAACAGCTTCCCTTGACATCCTCATTTTTGTTCAATGAGTCACTGGTCTTTTAACATTTACACTGGAGTTTATAAAGAAAACTTGAATAACCACGGCTCTTCATCTCTCACATCTAATCTGTCCTTAGGTAATACTGTTTTACTTGATGAAATGACTTTTACCTCAAAGCAGCTCCCACTGATACATCCAACTTTGTCAAGTATATATCAATTCAGCCTCTTTTAGTCTAATTTCTAGGAGCAATCATCATTTGTCTATACAATGCCCATGCTAGAACGTAGACTATTAAATCAGAGTGTCCCAGGGTGGAGCCCAGGCATATACTGGGAATCCTGACTGCAGTCTTCCTGTCTCCACCTCACCAGTGTATGTTGGATGTGTGGGAGCAGATAACCTGTTCCTTGAAGTCACAGGTTTTCAGAGCAAGAGGAATCTCTTCCAAACCTGGACTTAATTCACAGAATGAGTTTCTGGGCTTCAAACTTGATGCCATAATGAGATGACATCTGGGGAGAGAGTAAATGTAATTAACGAGGAAAATGAAGTCAATTTGTGGTCAGAGGACAAACTACAGCAGATCAAAATTATGGCACGTTCTCTGATATGCTCTTCAGAGAGAAGTGCAGggttttttagtgttttttttttccttccccggGAATTTGGTCTGGTCCTGTCCCTGCTTAGCCGACAGAATGTAGCAGAAGTGATACTAGGCTACTTCTGGGCCTGGCCTTCAGAAGACTGACAGCTTCCAACTCCTCTCAGGAAGTTTCCTCTCAGAGCATGGCTGCTGTGCTGTGAGGAGCCCTTGCCTCAGGAGGCCAGGTACAGGTATTCTGGTCCACAGGACCAGCAAAATTCCCATGACAGCCCGCATCGACCTCCGGCTATGTGATGAGTCATCCTGGCCATTCCATCCCAGTCAAGTGGCCAGAACACCCATCCTCAGCCAACATCATATGCAATGTAAGAATTCCTAAGTCAACTCACAAAATTGTGAGAATTACTAAGATaactgttttaagtcactaagttttagGATGGTCTGTAAGAAGTAATAGATGATCAAAACCATAATTGTTCTAGCAGTATTTACTGAACAGCAAATTTCCCGGTTGTATTTCCCTAATAAGTATGTTATCCTTACATTTGTACAACTCATTTTTCACATAACTTTTTTACTcctatttaaaaaatcactttaatgtattttgttattttcaagtCACTTAGTTCTAAGATGTAGAAAACctactaatatatttttatatctggcCATCTTACAAAATCCTTAACAGATATAATAATTTTGATACTGAGgatatattttgataaatataagTGATGCCTAGCTGCATCACTTTTcagtacaccagaaactaacacaacattgtaaatcaactacacaccaattaaaaaaaaaaaataaggagtcTGTGTTTCTAACCCACACCACTGTTTTGCCTGttcacataagaaaaaaaaaagtctgtgaatGAAAAGCAAtgactttttttcttcaaagtttaGCTGGTTTGTTGTCACCTCCTAACTATCAACTCAAACCCAACTCAAACTGGGTCATACATTATCTGTGTATTTAATGAACAGAAGCTTCTTACAAATGCCTCAGATCTGCCTGATTCTTACCAAAAACAGCTGTTCTTGGGATTTCTTGCTCCATTATCCAACTTTCTTTCTTACTCTCCAACTTGGAGGTCTCAACTGGTTTGGAAAGTAGATGCTCTTTTCAtggggaaaaggaaacaaagacatTTCAGACATTTTTATAGGGAAGAGAATTCAATCCCAAAGTAGTAGTCTCTGAGCTGCTAAAAGATAAGGCCAGTGAACCTGTGCATTTCTAGCTCTGCATCAGAAAGGACTTTGAATCACATTCAGCAAGAGCATCTGCTCTTGTTCCCAAAAGTTATTAGAAAATCTAAACCCAAACTCAAATATCCTCAACCACTTCAGCAGTCCTAGTTTTTAACAGAAGTTGAAGagactactgggcttcccaggtggcgctagtggtaaagaacccacccaacaatgcaggagacataagagatgaggcttggatccctgggtcaggaagatcccctggaggaaggcatggcaactcactccagtattcttgcctggagaatccccataaacagaagagcctggcaggctacatacagtccgtagggttgcaaagagttggacacgactgaagcaactgagcacgcatgcatgaagAGACTACTAAAGGGCAGATTAGGTAAATACACAGATACTACCTTTATGCAGTGAATTCAGGTTCCTatagttctccagcatcacatgCCTGTACAGGTTCTTTACAGCAGGGTCCAGTTGCCCCCACTCTTCTTTGCTGAATTCCACAACCACATCTTCTAATTTCACTGGTTCCTAAAACATTAAGTTCCTATTTAAATAAAGGTCTCCAAAATATCAGTATTACTAGAGAAGAAATGAATTTGGAAAGAATAGGGTAGGTggtcacaatatatacaaatatacaaaaataattgaTAGGACAGTGTTGGGAGTTCTAAGTGGTAAAAATCAAGTTACATGAGGGCCTATCAACTTGGTACTCTGTGAGGGctgcaaaaggaaaatgaagggCCGTCCTAACTCTAGATGagcttatattttaattgaagagaAAAAACAGTTGGAATAACTGTGGAACAAAAAATTACTATAGAGTACAAATAACTTACACAAAGAGTTCAGAACAGGAAGAGTTTAAGGTAGAATTGTAGGAAATTTGTAATGAAGATGTAGGCTCTGCTAGAAGAGGCAGCATCTCTAATTAGGAAATGCAACCTTTTGATGCctcatccttcaggtctcagaGCCCAGTGTCACTCTGTTAaatacgtttttttttttcctctgattacCCAACAAAGTGGCCTTCTTCCTAATCAGTCTACTgggttatgtttatttttctctgtaataATTATTACTATCTGCAATTATCTTATTTGCTTGTATTTGTCTGTCTACTTCTACTAGAATATAATCTCCATGAAGGcaggtgttttgttttctgtcatattCCCAGCCCTTAGAAATGTTAGGTACTGCAAAAATACTTATTATAAAGGTCCTCATCCCATTAGTTGTTGCACTTCTCTGTTCAGCACTCTTAACCTTGTCCTTCTAGGCACCACCAATCACACTGAAATACAAATCACACAAACCGTCCTCTACCTCAGAGCCAGTCTTTGTGAATAAGCTGTCTACATGTGTTCTGCCTACTTCCTCACTTTTCCTCTCCTCAACCCTCAACAATCTGGCCTCTGTTCCCATGCATGCGTATATTTCCTTGACGCTAAGAGAACAGACACTACTCAGCTGTACTTTCCTGAACTTTTGAAGAACTGAAATATGAAATGTACTTGAAAATGCTCATCCTTTGCTTTCGAGGTGACATCATATTGACCTGGTTTTCCTCTACAACTTTGGTCCCTTCATTTCAGTATCCTTTGAGGTTTCTTCTGCTCTTGCCTATTAACTGACATTGCTCAGGATTCTGCCCTTGGCTTTCTTCACTTTGAATTCTAAGCATTCCCTGGGGAGGCCCTATGCCTACAGTTTCAGTTATCATCTACAATCTTGAGGGCATAGATGCACAGagaatatacaaaattaaatattttccaaaaagtgTATCATCAACTAAAATGGGTCCAGTGTCCTGTGGCAGAGTAACAGTCATGCCCTTATGTTTGGCAAAAGTTCAAAGACCAAGAGAGAAAAGGCAGGATGTTTCAATAAAGACTGGAATCCTAATTTACCTGGGATTTGCCTGTTATTAAGTCAgcttccattttctctttcttgaagCTCCCTTTCTGATGTAGGACAGAATCCTTGCAGGTTATACCTGAAGATGAAGAAAACATTAGGGAGAAATATTTTTCCCCAGAGAAACTTCTAATAATTACAGCAGTTTCACCATGCTACTTCAGAAGCTTGAAAAAAATGTCAAGTTCTACCAGCAACCAGAATCTCCAGGGGTGGGGCccagatttttatttaattctttattatGATTTACTTTTTgactgcaccatgcagcatgcaggatcttagttcactgaaccagggatggaaaccacaacccctgcagtagaagcgaggagtctaaaccactggaccactagggaagtccctgatctTATAGTTTTAAAAAGGTCTAAAAGTGATTCTGAGATTCTATCAGGGGTAGAGAACTACTAGatcagagagaagagggaaaatagTACTTTGAGGCCTCATCTGTGGTTATAGCagatcaaaaaaataataactataatCTTGTCAAAACTAAATCCTAATTAAGGCTGAGCCACCACAGGCTGTAATTCTACTGGGAGCTAATGATATTTTACCTAACCAATCACTTCCTCAAAGACATTGGGGATTACTTTGCGCAAGGATTCTTTTCCTCTAAGTTGCTTTGTGTATACTACACACAGACTTAATGACTCTTAAAGACATAAAAATCTTTGCGGCAACCAATTCTGTTCTCCAGCCCTTTGGtgagacatatatacatatatatatacatacatacatatatatatatacatatatatatatatatatatatatatatatatatgcacccaaggGCTAGTTTCTAATGTTACTCCAAGATTCATTACTTACACCACTAATCCTCAAATGTCAGTCTATGGACCAATACTGGTCTGTAAGTATTTCACCCTTATTGATTCAGggtgaaataagaaaaaacaaaaacaatgcaaGAAGTATTTATGAGACCGTTTTGTAAATAAAGgcaaaattgaggggaaaaacCCCCAAAATTTCAGCAACATGCCATTTGAATGTTGCCAGTAAGATTATACTCTGTTAACTTTATTCAGGCCTATAACACTTTGTGAAACCCTGGTCCCATAATTCTTCAGACAGTGACTACTGCATTTTTTAGTCTTGTCATTCTTAGAAATATGCAAGATATATCTTGAAAAGATGCAAAAGCCTTAAATCAACCATCCTCCATTTTATCACTCTCACTGAGTACTGTTTCCTTTCCATAACTCTTTTCCCTCCTGACCGCCTTTCTAAACCTTTACAACTGTGTTCTCTGAAACTCTTATGCCATTCAAAGAAAAATTCACAAATGAATACATTCCCAagctctttttatattctttctcccttttaatttaaaatggatCTTGCCCACCAAACACACCTCTTCTCATTCTCCACTACTATGGTCTTGGTAGTTGCTTAGATATAGTCATACTTTCTCCATCCCCACTTCCTCAAAAAGATTTTTTACTtgcttgacatttttaaaattactgattcaatctcttcAGCTATGGGTTCAGAGTCAGTTTGGGTCGTTTtggaaaattttctatttcatctaagttttcacagtgtcctctttgatttatgCAAGTTTAATAATAATCCCCCTACCTTTATTCCTGATCTCAgtgattttagtcttttttttttcttgatcattGTAGCTAAACTTTTATCAATATTGCTAatcttcaacttttaaaaatttttataaagcctatattctttgttttctgtgtccacTTAAGTGTCTTTCATCAGCTTAGTGGTTAGCTAGCGATTCCACAGAGATTCCCTTAAATGCTTGAAACAGGGagaggaagcctggcgtgctgcagtccatgaggttgcaaagaattagacatgactgagcgactgaactgaactgtggaggGGGGAAAACCTCAAAACCATTCCCTAGCCTTTGTAGATGGGCTGTCTGCACAGGGAATGCCTTCAACATTTAGCCAGATAGTTATCACCTCTGCTTGAGCGGAGCCTGAAGACTGGACAGAGGTGAGAATCAGGGAATCCTCAGGTCTTTTAGAACACATACCCAGCCTCCTAGATCTCTAAGAATTTGTAGGAGCTTTCAAATCCTTTACTCCCTAAAGCACCTTTCCTCCCAATCTTTTTGTTTGTCCCAACTGTTTATTTGCTGTTCTAGGTGGCAGTAGTTAATACAGTTTTCATTAaatgttttcaacaaatgctaGCCAGTAGCCTCTCAGCCCTGAGAGGtctgtgtatgcttagtcactcagttctgtccaactctttgcaaccccatggactgtagctgccaggctcagtccatgggattctccaggcaagaatcctggagtgggttgccatttcctcctccagaggatcttcccaacacagggattgaacccaggtctcctgcattgcagacagattctttactgtctgaaccactatGGAAGCCCTCCTGAGAGATCTAagttaagtaaaaataaaggcAAACCCTTTAAGTGGATTCTTCAGGGATCCACAGCACGTTATAAGAAACCAAAagcctttcccagtcctgtattACCCTGCAACCTCTCATTTCCTTCCCAACTAAACTTCTCAGGAATAGTCTATAATCATTATCACACTCTCAcctcatatttcattttttttttacccatgtGATAGGCAGAATAATAGGCCCCTTGAAATATTCATGCCCAAACCCTTGGATAGTATGGGAAAAGGGATTCTGTAACATTAAAGATCTTTGAGATGAAGAAATgattctggattatctgggtggtctCAATCAAATCACATAGttcttgaaaagcagagaaccTTTCCCAGCTGTGGTCAgtgaaacagaaagtgaaagaatgaGTGTGAGCAACTGCATGTGTGCCAGCACACACCGTGACAACAGAATGGAGTGTCAGAGAGATGGCAGTGTGTAAAGAACCCAGTTCACCATGGCCAGTTTGAAGATGGGGGAAAGGGAGCAGGAGACCCAAAAGGAAACTAAGAACTGCTGAagccttgattttagcccagacAGACCCACGCTGGACCACTGATCTAACCAACAATTTCAGTCAATTATTTTCAGTACTCATTTTTATAAGACTTTTTTTGGTTGCAACAGTGTTCAACAATCCCTTCTTTcagatttcttctttcttagCTCAAGACACCAATCTTGCCTGGTTCTTTGACTTTCTGGATTACCTTTCTAGCCTGCTTACCTTATtttgagttttcttatttttctcagtccttcattttatttactttttagatAAAGACTAAATATAACTCCAACACCTATATCATCACTGTTTCTAATTAATAATTCTTAGTCAAATATCCAGTCAATTGCCTCACATGTTTGTTATAAGGTCCacacattcacatgatcagttacatatCTTTCATGTTTCTTTTAATCTCTAAATCCCTCTTCCAGGCCCCTCCCTACTTCCTTAGAATTTTGTTCTAGAAACTGGATTGTCTTGCAGTTTGTGACAAATTAGATTTTACTAATGGCACTCCCATGGTATAGTTTAACACGTTCCTCTATCCTCGATCTATGTTTTCTCTAATGGTAGTTGAagctatgtgtgtgctcagtcgctcagtcatgtctgactctgtaatcccatgggatgtagcccaccaggctcctctgtccaggagattttacaggcaagaatactggagtgggttgccatttcttcctccagggagttATATCTATACCAACTCTTAAATACTGGTCTTCCTAAGAATCTGTATTTCTTCTACTCCTGTTCATACCTATAAGTTtacatatttttccttcttgattttAGTGCAAAAAGACCCACTAATTTACAGACATTTAGGACTATAATTCATATtgttttaagtaataaaattaatGGTAACATGTTATAGCAGCAACAAAAACTACTAAACTTCTACTAAAATGGCTTCAACATTAAAGCCAAATTGTTAATTACATATTAGATGGTTCATTGTGGCTGTCGCACAAAGACCTCAAATTCAATGTGTCACATAATTAATATATCAATCTCTCTTCCAACAAAATCTGTTATTTAACACCCCATTCATGCAAGCCAGAACATTTATCCCATTCACAGATAATATGTAAATCCTTCAGGTTCAGTCTCCTGTTTTCCCAATGCTTCCTTATTCTCTAACACTTGATCTACTACAATAGCTCCTAACTGGTTTTCCTATTTTCAGAGCTCTCAGTGCTGTCCTTTATTGCAGATGTTAATAAACTATTCCTATAAAGATCcagattataaatattttattttggctttgcAGGCCATACAGTCTCTGCTATAACAATCAACTCTAGTCATAGCAGGAAAGCAGCTATAgacaaaatgtaaacaaatgggATGTACCCgtgttccaataaaaatttatttccaaaaacaGCTGGCCTGTGGTCATGGTCTGCTGACCCCTGCTCTACAATGAAACCAACAGAGTGTTTTTGAAAGGCAAATCAAATTGTTTTACTCCCCTACTCAATCTCTGAGTTCTCAGTTCAGCCTTCCTAGTATAGTAAAGTTCTTTATGATCTGGCCCTTGACACCATTCAGCTTCAGAAAAAgttactatgctaagtgaaataagtcagactgaGGAACACAAATactctatgatatcacttacatgtggaatctaaaaaatacaacaaactactgaatataacaaaagacaaacagactcacaaactagtggttaccagtgggaagagggaataGGGGAGTAAAGGGGTAGAGAATTAATAGGTaaaaattattatgtataaaataagctacaatgatatattatacaacagaaggaatatagccaatattttataatgactataaatggagtataatcttataaaattgtgaatcactatattggaaggactgataccgaAGTTGAAgatccagtactctggccacctgatgcaaaaagtgaattcactggaaaagaccctgatgctggcaaagattgagggcaggaagagaagggagtgagagagaatgagacggctggatagtatagcaaactctgggagactgttaaaggtcaggggagcctggcatgctgcagtccacagggttgcaaagagtcagacacaacttagggactaaacaataacatATCATAAATCTCccacttatataatattgtacatcaactatatacaaataaaaaaatttttaagataatttttcctCATATGGGAGAGGGTCAACTATTCTACCTCCA
Above is a genomic segment from Bos javanicus breed banteng chromosome 15, ARS-OSU_banteng_1.0, whole genome shotgun sequence containing:
- the ZNF215 gene encoding zinc finger protein 215, whose amino-acid sequence is MQPLSKLMTISKPHNLTPHEQSAVLRADTSWQQETIAVMETDDCEASRQKFRHFQYLEVSGPREALSQLWELSLQWLRPEIHTKKQILELLVLEQFLTILPEEVRTWVNLQHPKNSKEVVSLIQDVIDMLEDEGITCKDSVLHQKGSFKKEKMEADLITGKSQEPVKLEDVVVEFSKEEWGQLDPAVKNLYRHVMLENYRNLNSLHKEHLLSKPVETSKLESKKESWIMEQEIPRTAVFDRERISENQELVPKQRISGEESSHAVIMTRLTEGEHFPVDAWNSDDWLYRNQEPWDTNLPQEVFIPNIMYTEEGDFEYSENKVSADVKSVKSIFDTQQEIPMRKDSPKCDQLKTNFEFNLDSIGKQHSEYKCGSALSLSTDIQHPKSHTTVNFYKCYQCGKAFSRSSSLIRHQIIHTGERPYQCSECGRCFNRRSNLTKHQKIHAATKAWEGNQCGKALSEHEDSNKNPGLYSANNLYECVKCGKSFTRGSSLTRHQTIHTGEKPFKCKQCKKTFNRSSNLLKHQKIHT